GCGCCCTCCTCATCCTGCCGCGCCTCATGCCCGTCCTGCGTGGAGCTGTCACCTTCTCGCGCTTCCTCGTCGAGCCTGCCGAGGACGCGCCCGCGGACCTCAAGCGCTCGCTCGTCCGCGCGCTCAAGGCCCGTGCCTTCGAACCCATTGATCGCAAGAGCGAGGAGGAGCGCGCCTCCGGCTTCGTCGAGCTGGAGAACTCGGAAGGCACCGACTTCTCCCCCGGCAGCGTCTCCTATGGGGAGTACACCCTGTTCGCCTACCGCGTGGACACGCTCAAGGTGCCCGGCCCCGTGCTGCGCGCCGAGCTCAACAAGTGGGCCGCCGCCTTCGAGAAGGAGAAGGGCCGGCCGCCGGGCCGCTCGGAGAAGGCCGAGGGCCGCGCCTCGCTGCGGCAGATGCTGCGCAACCGCGCCGTGCCCGGCACCAAGGTGCATGACCTGAGCTGGAACCTGGAGGCCCGCCAGCTTCAGATCTGGGCCGCCTCGCGCACCGCCGTGGAAGAGGTGATGAACGCCGTGGAGACCGCCTTCAAGGTGAAGCTGCTGCCGCTGGTGCCCGCCGCCATGGCGGAGCGCAACGGCCTCGCGGAGGCCTCGCTGGGGCCCACCGCGGAGCTGCTGGGCGTGGAGCTGTCCGCGGAGGTGAGCCATGGGGAGGCGTGAAGAGGCCCGGGCCGAGGCGGCCTTCATGCGCGGGGACGTCGGCATCGACGGCGCCGCCACCGAGGAGAAGGAGGACGCCGCCGAGGCCGAGCGGGGCAAAGCGCGCGAGGCGCTGCTGCGCGGCCGGACGTACCTGGGGCGCGAGTTCCTCACCTGGCTGCTGTGGAACTCCGAGGCCGGCGAGCCGGTGACGGAGTACGAGAAGGTGGGGGTCACGGTGCTCCTGGTGGGACGCATCGTGCTCAAGGGCGTGAGCGGGGAGGTGACCGAGCTGTCCGCCAAGGGCGCCCAGGCCCCCTACTCGGAGCAGGTGAAGCGCGCCCTGGACAAGGGGCTGCTCGTGCACCAGGCACGCCTGCTGCTCACCCACGGGGAGCGGGCCTTCGAAGTCTCATTGGACGCGGAGTTCCTCGACATCCGCGCCGCGAAGCTGCCGGCCCTGATGAGCGAGGACGATGACTCCCAGCTCGCCGAGCGGCTGGCCCTCACCGAGCAGCTCTCCGCCCTGGTGAACGCCCTGGTGGAGGCCTTCCTCGCGGTGCGCGCGGGCAAGGCGTGGGCCAAGCAGGTGGTGCCCGCGATGAAGGCCTGGATGCGCGGCGAGGAAGAGCGGCAGAAGCTCACGCCGATCCAGCGGGCCGCCAACGCGCGGAAGCGGTAGCTGATCGCCCGCGCCCCCCCGTCCGAGGGGCGGGCGGGGGCGAAAAGTTTGCCGGGGGACCCGGAAAAAATGACACCCCCAGCAGACGTTCCTTTCTGCCCAAAGTCGTCTCTTCGTGCGGTTGGCGTGTTCACCCGCGAACGTTGAGCCCCCTGCACGAAGGTTGCAGTGCCCCCCTTCCAGCCGTGTTGGCGGGACTTTCATGGGGTGGCGTCGATGGGATGTGTTCGTTGCCAGATTGAACATCCGATCCGGACGGTCTGCCCGTCTCTTCCGGGCTCGTCCCGGCCGGAGGAAGGGGCAGCCCAGGGCGGGCTGCTGCACGGGCCGCTCGTTCTTCAGAAGCAGCTGGGCTCGGGGGCGACCGGCACCGTGTACCTCGCCCAGCACATGTCCACCGGGGCGGAGTTCGCCCTGAAGGTGCTGCACCCGCACCTGGCCTCCAACACCGCCGTGAAGGACCGGTTCTACGTGGAGGCCCACGTGGCCTCCCGCGTCGTGCACCCCAGCGTCACCCGCATTCTCGATGCGCGCCCGGGGCCCGGGGGGCTGCCGAGCCTGTTGATGGAGCACGTGGTGGGCGAGTCCTTCTCGTCGTTGCCGCTGCCCCTGCCGTGCGCGGATGTGGTGTGGATGCTGGGCCAGGTGCTCGAAGGGCTGGAGGCAGCGCACTCCCGCGGCGTGGTGCACCGGGACCTCAAGCCCGACAACCTCGTGCTCACCCGTCCCAAGGACGGGACGCCCCGGGTGAAGGTGCTCGACTTCGGCATGGTCAGCGTCCTGGCCGCCAGCTTCTCCCAGGACGAGCTGAACGCCGGCATGGCCCTGGGCTCGCCGGCCTACATGGCGCCGGAGCAGTGGGAGACCACCGCGGCCGACACCCGCATGGATGTGTATTCGCTGGGCGTGGTGGGCTACCGGCTCGTCACGGGCCGCCTGCCGTTCGGCGGGGGGCGGATGGGCGAGGTGCTGCTCGGCCAGCCCGAGGTCCGGCCCCTGCCTCCCCATGTCGTCGATGCGCGGGTGCCCAAGGCCCTCTCCGAGGCGTTGATGCGGGCCATCGCCCGGCGCCCCGAGGAGCGCTTCCAGAGCGCCCGGGAGTTCCGCGACGCGCTGCTCGAGGCCGCGCCCCAGGCGCCCGTGCGCGAGGCCGCGCCGGTGCGTGCGCCTGCCTCCACGCCCACGCCCGTGCCCGTGCTGACGCCCGCGCCTCAGGCGGGCCTTCAGGTCCGGGTCCGGGGGCTTTCAGGGCAGGGGACGCACACCGTGGAGGTCCGGGAGGTGCGGCCCGACGGCCTCTTCATCGCGCATGACGGGCCGTTGCCGCAGCGGGCGGCCCGGCTGCCCATGGAGCTCACCTTCCAGGGGAAGGCGCTGCTGTGCATCGCCGATGTGGTGCGCCACGTGTCCAAGGACGAGGCCCGGATTCTCGGCATCACCGCGGGCTTCTCCGTCCGCTTCGCCGAGCCCTCCGAGCCGCTGCGGCAGATGCTCTCCCAGGTGATCGCCCGCACCGCGCCGCCCAAGGCGGAGTCCGCGGAGCCACCGGCCGATCAGGAGCTGGCCCAGCTCCTGTCCCGCACCGCCGCGCTGATGCATGACCCCTATGTCCTGCTCGGCCTGGCGCCGTCGGCCAGCTTCGAGGAGGTGCGCCAGCGCGCGGAGACGGCGCTGCGCAAGCTGGAGGGCTTCCGGCAGCGCCCGCTGCCCGCTGCCCAGCGCAAGGAGCTGATGACGCTGGGCTCGCGCGTGGATGCGGCGCGGCGCACGCTGGGAGATCCCCTGTCGCGCGTGGGCTTCGATGCCACCCGGGGCAACGCCCATGGCATCGCCCGGTGCATGGCCGCCGGTGTGTCCCAGGAGGCCGTGGAGCCCCTGCGCCGTGCATTCCTCACCGCCCGGCCCGGCGCGGAGGAGAAGTCGCGGACGTTCCTCACGCGGGCCCGGCAGCTGGAGACCCAGAATGCCCTGCGCCCCGCCATCGACTGCTACGCCAAGGCCCTGGCCCTGGACCCGCTCAACCTGCCCTTCCAGCGCCACTACTGGACGCTCCAGCGGCAGGTGCGCGCGGTGACGACGGTGGTGCCCGCAGTGGCCCTGTAGACACAGGGCCCTTGGGGCCGCGCTTCGCAGCGGCCTTGCGGTAGAAAGAGGTATGGCCACGAATTCCGCCTCCCCTTGGACTGTCTTGCCGCATGGCCCGCTGGAGCGGCTCGCGGAGAACCTCTGGCGTGTCGAGGGCTCCCTGCCGCGCATGTCCCTCAAGCGGGTCATGACGGTGGTGCGCCGGGACGACGGCACGCTCGTCATCCACAATGGCATCGCGATGGAGGAGCCCGTGCAGCGCGAGCTGGAGGCGCTCGGCCCCCTGTCGAGCCTCATCGTGCCGAACCAGGCGCACCGGCTCGATGCCCCCGCGTACAAGCAGCGCTACCCCTCGCTCCGGGTCTTCGCGCCCTCGGGCGGCCGCCGCGAGGTGGAGGCGAAGGTCCCGGTGGATGGCGTCTACGAGGACTTTCCCCACGGCGAGGACGTGCGGCTGGAGATGTTGCACGGGGTGAAAGAGAGCGAAGGGGCCATGCTCGTGCGCTCGAAGGACGGCACCACGGTGGTGCTGAACGACGCGGTCTTCAACATGGACCGCAAGCGCGACGTGCTCGGCTTCTTCTTCACCACGCTCATGGGCTCCGCGCCGGGGCCCCGGGTCTCCCGCCTGGCGAAGCTTGTGTTCGTCAAGGACGCCAAGGCGCTGCGCGCGGACCTGGAGCGCTACGCGGCCCTGCCAGGGCTGGTCCGGCTCATCGTCTCACATGAAAAGCTCGCCTCGGGGGCCGAGGCCGCCCAGGCGCTTCGCCAGGCCGCCACCTATCTCTGAGCGGTCCAGAAAGGCTCTTCCATGGATTTCAACCTCGCGGACGAGGTGCGGCGCCAGCTGGAGGAGGCGCTGAGCAAGCGGGGCCGGGTCAACATCGTCATCGCCGGGCGCAGCGGGGTGGGCAAGAGCACCCTGGTGAATGCCGTCTTCCAGGGCAACCTGGCGGAGACGGGCCAGGGCCGTCCGGTGACCCGGAGCGCGCGGGAGTATTCGAAGGAGGGGCTGCCCCTCACCATCCTCGACACCCGCGGGTTGGAGATGGACCAGTACGCGGAGACGACGCGCCAACTGGAGGACGAGGTGCGCGCGCGCGCGGCGGACGCGGACGCGAAGCGCCACCTGCACGTGGCCTGGGTGTGCCTCTCCGAGGACTCGCGCCGGGTGGAGCAGGGCGAGTCGGCCGTCGCGGAGATGCTCGCCCGGTACATGCCGGTGGTGGCGGTCATCACCAAGTCCCGCTCGGACCAGGGCTTCCGGGAGCAGGTGCTCCAGCTCATGCCCGTGGCGCGCAACGCCATGCGCGTCCGCGCGCTGCGGGAGCAAGACGACGAGGGCCACGTGCTGGAGCCGCGGGGGCTCCAGGAACTCGTGGACGTGACGATGGAGCTGGTGCCCGAGGCCCAGCGCAACGCGTTCGCCGCCGCGCAGAAGGTCAGCGTGGAGCAGAAGCGCACGCGGGCCCACGCCATCGTGGGCAGCGCCGCCACGCTGGCGGGCACCATTGGCGCCACGCCCATTCCCTTCTCGGACGCGCTCGTCATCGTGCCAGTGCAGATTGGCATGCTGGCGAGCATCAGCGCCGTGTTCGGCTTGCCCCTGAGCCAGGCCTTCCTCTCCACGCTGATCAGCTCGGCGAGCGGGGGGCTGGTGGCGACGCTCTCGGGACAGACGATTGTCTCGGGCCTGCTGAAGCTCGTGCCGGGCGTGGGCACCCTCGTGGGCGCCGCCATCTCGGCGGCCACGGCCATCGCGGTGACGACCCTCTTCGGAGAGGGCTACATCTCCGTCTTATCGAAGCTCTTCCTGCGCAACCAGGGCGAGCCCCCCACGGAGGAGGAAGTGGCGAAGGCCTTCCGGGAGGAGCTCCATGGCCGGAGCTCCTCTCGCCGCTGAGGCAAGGAGCGCATCCGCTGCGAGTTCCGGTGCCGCGTTGTAGAGTTCTCAGGCACTGCCTGGGCTTGTACGCGCTGACGCACTGATGTTGACGGCCTCCATGTGCCTCATGCCCGTCGAGTACAGCGTCTCCAGGATGGCGCGGTCGCGGATGCCCACGCTGGAGCCGGCCGCCTAGCTTGAGCCTGCCCCGTGGTGCCGCGTCGGCCGACTCCAATTCGGGCCCGGTGACTCAGCGCTGAGGCACGCGCCCGCCAATCTCCGGGAAGCGCTCATACGCGCGTAAGAGCGCCTCTAGGTGCGAGGGGATGTCGAGATCGAGCGGCGTATCTGTAAGCCGCACGATCCACCCGCCCCTCTCGGTGTGCCGCGCCCGAGAGAGCAAGTCCGCGTCACGTGAGGGATCCGGGAAGCCGATAGCCCGAGCGGCAGCATCCGACCAGTAGTTCAGCCACCCGAGGTAATAGGGAATCTCCGGCGCGCGAATATCCTTGAAGAGCTTGAGCGCGGGCAGCCCACGGGTGGGGGACGGCGGCCCTTCCCGGGTGGGGGCTATTTGATACGCGATGTCCAGCGCAGCGCCGTCGGGCGTCGCACGTCCCCAGAACGCGCGTGCGCCTTCTGCCACGCCATCCAACAGATCCGCCGCCGCTGCGATGCTGGTTGCATCCAGCGGCAACTCGACATGGACTTCGAATTGTGGCTGGCCGCCCGCGTTTTGGCGCGCAGGTGTTTCCCATCCTGTAACCGTCACGGGGTAACTCTCGTCACCGTTGCACAGCAGCGGAAACTTCCCTCGCACGCTCGCCTCAGCGAGCCACCCATCGCGTTGCGGCAACGCGATGGGCCGCCCCGCCTTTGACAGCTCCCACTCCAAGCGCACACCGGGAAGCGCCCGTTCGATTCCGTGGACGACTGCGAGCGTGCGGCCGTCGTCTCCTACAAGCGCAGGCGCGTAGACGATGAGGATAAGGGTTCTCCGCTTGGTCATCGCATGCACCCCGTGACGACGATATCAAGTCTGGGATCCCGTTGCAGTAACGCATCCTTGTGGGCTTGGGTGCTCACCCCAACGACGAAGCCGTATCCACATGCCTCCGCGATGTCCCGCTCTTCCTGTAGCAATGGCACTTGCTCCAGGATCGTCTGCCGCTGGATGAAGTCAGAGTACGCGTCGAATCGATGGGTCTTGATCTCCCACAGCACGCGCACGCCGACTTGCAGCGCATCAAAGCGCTTGCCGCCCACGAGCACGTCCTTTCCGGGGTAGCGGTTTGGCGGAAACCTATCGGCGCACTCGTTATGCGGAGGATCTTCGCCCGCGTGTGGCACTGGGATGGGCTCGCACTCTGGGCGGCGGCGCTCCGCCGTCACCGGGGCAGGCGGGTCCCTCCTGTTCGCCCTGGGCCTCTCCGGTGTGGGTTTCGCCTCCGGTTCCTGCGAGGCCCGAGGAGCGTCTCCGGCCCAAAGGCCCGGCTCCCGGGTGGGCGGCAACACGCGCTTGTGTGGGCTCTGCGGCAGGGGTTGGGGGTGAACCTGCCCTGGCTGCCCGGGGGTGGGGAGGCCCGTGCCGGGCACAGCCGGTGGGCGCACAGGCGCCCAAGCGTAGGTCTCAGGCGCCTCTTGAGTCTCAGGCCCCTCTGGAGAGGTGGCGCACCCAGCTACAACTCCGGCAACGGCAACGGCTTGGCGGAGTGCGCTGCAAGTTCGGAGGTTCATTCCGCGTCCTTTCAGCGAAGAAGGGGCGGGGCGGGTCAACGCTGGGCCAGTTCCCCTCGGGAGTCTGCCAGAATGCTCTGACAGCTCGGCCCCGTGGTGCCGCGTCGGACAGCACTTCGCGCGCGGGCTGCGCTCACCTGTGGGGCCTGGTTCGCTTAAGCCCCCGGACATGAATGATGTACACCTGCGCCGCAGCCACGTGCCGCCGTTCTCGATCCAGCGCTCCGCCTCGGCCTCCTGGACCCAGCGGCTCACCGGCACGTGGCCTCGCGGCACAGCGCCCGTTGCCGCTCCAGAACCGCGCGGGTAGACGACCCGCCCGAGCTCCTTTGCGGCAACGGGGCGCGGGGACTACTGCACCGGGTTGACCCGGAGGAGAGACTTGGCGGGCACGGAGGCGGTGCCCGTGGTGCCCGAGGCGTTCTTGAACGTCACCGTGAGGGGGGCATCGGTGGGGTTCCACACCAGGGCCGAGTACACGGTGCCCTTCTTGTAGACGGTGGCCGCCGCCTTGCCCGTGGCCCAGATGTCCGAGGTGCGCTGGCCGAGGCTGGCCATGTTGTGGATGAACCAGTACGTGTTGAACACCTCGTTCTGCTGCAGGGCGGAGGCGTTCCACTTGCTGATGGCGCCGGCGGCGTTGCTCAGCGACTGGATGGGCCACACGACGTGCTGCCACTCCTTCTCGGGCCCGCCGTTGTCCGTCACGAAGCCGTTGTAGAGCGCGGCGGCCTGGGTGGGGTTGAAGCCGTAGCTGGTCAGGTACTCGGCGGTGGGCAGCCAGTGGATGCCGTAGATGTGGACCGGTGCGCCGCTGAAGAAGGTGCCGTAGAAGTTGGACGCGCCGTACACCTGGCCCACCGTCTTGTGGGTCCACTGGGGCACCCAGTTGTCCCCGTCATAGTTGAACCAGTACTGCTCCACGGCCTTCAGCTCCGTGGTGAAGCCGTAGATGCCCGCGTCGCGGTAGGCGGTGTTCCCGGTGAGCACGCCCCACAGGTACTGGCCCACCCAGCCGAACAGCGACTCGCCGGCCGCCTCCTGGTTGTTGCCGTTGTTGTTGTCCGCGTAGCCGCCGGCCCACGAGTGGCCCTCGTACGGATCGAAGCTGCGGAAGAACGGGTACAGCGTGTCGGTGCGCGAGGGGTTCGCGTAGTCGCGGATCAGGTGCTCCACCATGGCGCCGTACTGGGTGCGGAAGTTCGCGTCATACGTGGCGAGCACCGCCGAGGCGAACACGTAGTAGCCGTAGGTGAAGTGGTGGTCGGTGATGCCGGTGTTGGCGCCGAACTCACTGACCCGGTAGTACGTCGTGCCCCAGTCCGGGTTGTAATAGAAGAAGTAGTCCGGCTCGCCGTCCGTGTACGTGTACCAGTTGGTGAGGATGGTGCGGATGCGCGAGAGGAACAGGTCCCGGTAGGCGGTGTTGCCGGTCTTGTCCGCGGCGAGCACGCCCATGGCGAGCGGGTGCAGCTGCTTGCCCTGCCAGTACGCATCGGCGGCCATCGGGGTGCTGGCGGTCTGCCGCTCGAGGATTTGCAGGTACTGGCTCATCAGCGTCCGGGAGTACTCGGGGTTGGTGGGCTCGGGGAACTGGGGGACGATGCCGTGGAACCGGTTCACCGTCGTGAAGGCGTTGCCCTCGCGGAGCTTCAGCGTGCCGCGCACGGACGGGTAGGTGAGCGCGGTGAGCGCCGCCGAGGTGCTCTTCCACTGGTGGGGCAGCAGCGCCGTCAGCGTGACGTTGGAGAAGCCGGTGCGCTTGAGCTGCGTCGTCAGGTTGAAGGTGGTGGTGAGCTGCGCGGTGGCCTCGTCGTAGGCGTAGCTGACCTGGGTGCCCGTCACGAAGGCGTAGGCGTGCTGGTAGAAGTAGTTCAGGTCGGTGGGGGACGGCAGGGCCGCCACCGCGAGGAAGTTCTGGCCGCTGCCCAGGCGGATCTTCAGCTTCGAGCCCACCTTCTGGAACACGGTGCCCGCCGGGGCGAAGACGCCGTAGTAGCGCGTCTGGGCCGTGCCCCCGCCGTCGGTGTTGGAGATCCTCACGCCGATCCGGTCGGTGGTCACCGAGGTGCCATCCGCGGTGAGGATCGCCGTGTTGCTGTCATTGAAGATCTGCGAGATGACGGAGGAGTAGATCTCCACCGAGTTGGGATCGCTGAACTGGGTATAGAGGTAGGGCGAGCCCTTGACGAACGTCACCTTGAACTTGTCGGTGGCGTCATCGCTGAGGACGGCGTCCACGGACCAGTCGCTGTAGCCGGTCACCCGGTTGGCCATTTTGGACGTGTCGATGCTGGTGGAGCGCAGGTAGAAGTCCGGGTTGCCATCGGCGTTCACGGCCGAGCGGTCGCCGTTGATCCACCCCGCGCCCGGGTTCAGCACGCCGAGCCCCTGGCTGAAGAACTTGGACTTCAGGGGCAGGGTGACGAGGTAGTCGCCCTGCGGCTTGATGAAGAGGGACTGCCACCAGTCATTGGAGGGCAGGGGCGTCGTCACGTTGCTGGTGCGGTAGCCCGGGTAGCGGGGCTGCGGCATCTTGTAGTCGTTCGTCAGGTAGCTGCCCTGGCCCACGGCTACCTTGGACGGAACGGGCAGCGGCGAAATCGTGTGCGTGGGCTGGGGCTGGCCCGCCACGTAGTCGTAGACCTCGAGCTCGTAGAGGGAGTACCCAAAGCTGGTGGCCCGGGCGTAGCCCTGCAGCCGGACATAGCGGCCGGTGGTGTACAGGGGGATGGTCTGCGTGCCGCCCGCGCCCCGGAGCTCGCGGTAGACGGTGGTCCACTGCGTGCCGTTGGGGGAGACCTGTAGATCGAACACGCGCCCCGCGGCCGTCTCCCACTTGAGCACCACGCGGCCCACCGTTCGCGAGCTGCCCAGGTCGACGGTGAGCCACTCGCTGTCCGTGGCGTTGGAGCCCCAGCGCGTCGCCGGGTTGCCATCCACGGCGTTGGCGGGCACCGCCGTGC
Above is a genomic segment from Stigmatella erecta containing:
- a CDS encoding serine/threonine protein kinase, which encodes MGCVRCQIEHPIRTVCPSLPGSSRPEEGAAQGGLLHGPLVLQKQLGSGATGTVYLAQHMSTGAEFALKVLHPHLASNTAVKDRFYVEAHVASRVVHPSVTRILDARPGPGGLPSLLMEHVVGESFSSLPLPLPCADVVWMLGQVLEGLEAAHSRGVVHRDLKPDNLVLTRPKDGTPRVKVLDFGMVSVLAASFSQDELNAGMALGSPAYMAPEQWETTAADTRMDVYSLGVVGYRLVTGRLPFGGGRMGEVLLGQPEVRPLPPHVVDARVPKALSEALMRAIARRPEERFQSAREFRDALLEAAPQAPVREAAPVRAPASTPTPVPVLTPAPQAGLQVRVRGLSGQGTHTVEVREVRPDGLFIAHDGPLPQRAARLPMELTFQGKALLCIADVVRHVSKDEARILGITAGFSVRFAEPSEPLRQMLSQVIARTAPPKAESAEPPADQELAQLLSRTAALMHDPYVLLGLAPSASFEEVRQRAETALRKLEGFRQRPLPAAQRKELMTLGSRVDAARRTLGDPLSRVGFDATRGNAHGIARCMAAGVSQEAVEPLRRAFLTARPGAEEKSRTFLTRARQLETQNALRPAIDCYAKALALDPLNLPFQRHYWTLQRQVRAVTTVVPAVAL
- a CDS encoding discoidin domain-containing protein, translated to MKLASAGLLLALLFAGPEAHAASSLLSLKRPATASSVEGGNTADLAVDGSTGPRWASVWGVDPQWLSVDLGATAAIDRVKIQWESAYAKAYKVQVSADGNSWTDLYSTAAGDGGVDDLTVSGSGRYVRVYGTQRALTNYGYSILELEVYGTVGGGGTGPTLQLALNRSVYASSVEGGNTAEQAVDGSTGSRWASAWGVDPQWLYVDLGAAAQVSRVKIQWEGAYAKAYKVQISSDELTWTDLYSTAAGDGGIDDLTVSGSGRYVRVYGTQRALAAYGYSILELEVYGTGGVNTPPVQYGPNVALNRTTTASSYEPNPPAGTAVPANAVDGNPATRWGSNATDSEWLTVDLGSSRTVGRVVLKWETAAGRVFDLQVSPNGTQWTTVYRELRGAGGTQTIPLYTTGRYVRLQGYARATSFGYSLYELEVYDYVAGQPQPTHTISPLPVPSKVAVGQGSYLTNDYKMPQPRYPGYRTSNVTTPLPSNDWWQSLFIKPQGDYLVTLPLKSKFFSQGLGVLNPGAGWINGDRSAVNADGNPDFYLRSTSIDTSKMANRVTGYSDWSVDAVLSDDATDKFKVTFVKGSPYLYTQFSDPNSVEIYSSVISQIFNDSNTAILTADGTSVTTDRIGVRISNTDGGGTAQTRYYGVFAPAGTVFQKVGSKLKIRLGSGQNFLAVAALPSPTDLNYFYQHAYAFVTGTQVSYAYDEATAQLTTTFNLTTQLKRTGFSNVTLTALLPHQWKSTSAALTALTYPSVRGTLKLREGNAFTTVNRFHGIVPQFPEPTNPEYSRTLMSQYLQILERQTASTPMAADAYWQGKQLHPLAMGVLAADKTGNTAYRDLFLSRIRTILTNWYTYTDGEPDYFFYYNPDWGTTYYRVSEFGANTGITDHHFTYGYYVFASAVLATYDANFRTQYGAMVEHLIRDYANPSRTDTLYPFFRSFDPYEGHSWAGGYADNNNGNNQEAAGESLFGWVGQYLWGVLTGNTAYRDAGIYGFTTELKAVEQYWFNYDGDNWVPQWTHKTVGQVYGASNFYGTFFSGAPVHIYGIHWLPTAEYLTSYGFNPTQAAALYNGFVTDNGGPEKEWQHVVWPIQSLSNAAGAISKWNASALQQNEVFNTYWFIHNMASLGQRTSDIWATGKAAATVYKKGTVYSALVWNPTDAPLTVTFKNASGTTGTASVPAKSLLRVNPVQ
- a CDS encoding YcjF family protein: MDFNLADEVRRQLEEALSKRGRVNIVIAGRSGVGKSTLVNAVFQGNLAETGQGRPVTRSAREYSKEGLPLTILDTRGLEMDQYAETTRQLEDEVRARAADADAKRHLHVAWVCLSEDSRRVEQGESAVAEMLARYMPVVAVITKSRSDQGFREQVLQLMPVARNAMRVRALREQDDEGHVLEPRGLQELVDVTMELVPEAQRNAFAAAQKVSVEQKRTRAHAIVGSAATLAGTIGATPIPFSDALVIVPVQIGMLASISAVFGLPLSQAFLSTLISSASGGLVATLSGQTIVSGLLKLVPGVGTLVGAAISAATAIAVTTLFGEGYISVLSKLFLRNQGEPPTEEEVAKAFREELHGRSSSRR
- the rdgC gene encoding recombination-associated protein RdgC; amino-acid sequence: MPVLRGAVTFSRFLVEPAEDAPADLKRSLVRALKARAFEPIDRKSEEERASGFVELENSEGTDFSPGSVSYGEYTLFAYRVDTLKVPGPVLRAELNKWAAAFEKEKGRPPGRSEKAEGRASLRQMLRNRAVPGTKVHDLSWNLEARQLQIWAASRTAVEEVMNAVETAFKVKLLPLVPAAMAERNGLAEASLGPTAELLGVELSAEVSHGEA
- a CDS encoding DUF5953 family protein, which codes for MTKRRTLILIVYAPALVGDDGRTLAVVHGIERALPGVRLEWELSKAGRPIALPQRDGWLAEASVRGKFPLLCNGDESYPVTVTGWETPARQNAGGQPQFEVHVELPLDATSIAAAADLLDGVAEGARAFWGRATPDGAALDIAYQIAPTREGPPSPTRGLPALKLFKDIRAPEIPYYLGWLNYWSDAAARAIGFPDPSRDADLLSRARHTERGGWIVRLTDTPLDLDIPSHLEALLRAYERFPEIGGRVPQR
- a CDS encoding DUF6310 domain-containing protein, yielding MSGGLSEPGPTGERSPRAKCCPTRHHGAELSEHSGRLPRGTGPALTRPAPSSLKGRGMNLRTCSALRQAVAVAGVVAGCATSPEGPETQEAPETYAWAPVRPPAVPGTGLPTPGQPGQVHPQPLPQSPHKRVLPPTREPGLWAGDAPRASQEPEAKPTPERPRANRRDPPAPVTAERRRPECEPIPVPHAGEDPPHNECADRFPPNRYPGKDVLVGGKRFDALQVGVRVLWEIKTHRFDAYSDFIQRQTILEQVPLLQEERDIAEACGYGFVVGVSTQAHKDALLQRDPRLDIVVTGCMR